The following coding sequences are from one Streptomyces sp. NBC_00536 window:
- a CDS encoding ABC transporter permease — MTGTSALTPPRAPRTPGTSRAARTPRAARTSRGAALAVLRTETILFRREPAALFWIIGFPSVLLGILGSIPAFRAPDPNLGGIRFIDAYVPVSVLLAMILAGLQAMPPVITGYRERGILRRMSTTPVRPSALLGAQMGLHGAAALLSALLSLTVGRVAFGVALPGQLVGYALALVLAILAALALGALVAAVSRTQKIAQAVGSAVFFPMMFSAGVWLPVQAMPTALARIVEVTPFGAAAQALGEAAAGHWPGWTHLGVLAVWTVLLSAGATRWFRWQ, encoded by the coding sequence ATGACCGGCACCAGCGCACTGACCCCGCCCCGCGCCCCTCGTACCCCTGGTACCTCTCGTGCCGCCCGCACACCTCGTGCCGCCCGTACGTCCCGCGGGGCCGCCCTCGCCGTGCTGCGGACCGAGACGATCCTCTTCCGGCGGGAGCCCGCCGCACTCTTCTGGATCATCGGTTTCCCGAGCGTCCTCCTCGGGATCCTCGGCTCGATCCCCGCCTTTCGCGCACCCGACCCGAACCTCGGCGGCATCCGCTTCATCGACGCGTACGTCCCCGTGTCCGTCCTGCTCGCCATGATCCTGGCGGGGCTGCAGGCGATGCCGCCGGTCATCACCGGCTACCGCGAACGCGGGATCCTGCGCCGGATGTCGACCACCCCCGTCCGCCCGTCCGCCCTGCTCGGGGCGCAGATGGGGCTGCACGGCGCGGCCGCCCTGCTCTCCGCGCTGCTCTCCCTCACGGTCGGCCGGGTCGCCTTCGGCGTCGCCCTGCCCGGGCAACTCGTGGGCTACGCCCTCGCGTTGGTGCTCGCGATCCTGGCCGCCCTCGCGCTCGGCGCCCTGGTCGCGGCCGTCTCCCGGACCCAGAAGATCGCCCAGGCGGTCGGCTCCGCCGTCTTCTTCCCGATGATGTTCAGCGCCGGGGTGTGGCTGCCGGTCCAGGCCATGCCGACGGCCCTGGCCCGCATCGTCGAGGTGACCCCCTTCGGCGCCGCCGCCCAGGCCCTGGGCGAAGCCGCGGCGGGCCACTGGCCCGGCTGGACGCACCTCGGCGTCCTCGCGGTGTGGACCGTACTGCTCTCGGCGGGCGCCACCCGCTGGTTCCGCTGGCAGTGA